One Campylobacter sputorum subsp. sputorum DNA segment encodes these proteins:
- the mqnF gene encoding aminofutalosine deaminase family hydrolase, with product MKIIKAKKILNFENAFKILQDKAIAFEKTIIQIDDFEKLKNKYKNATIIDCSNDIIAPGFINTHTHLEFSSNKTSLVYGDFLKWVESIVKSRDNLSKEANDKLIEKTIKSMMKSGVCTIGEISSFGIDLEICANSQARIVFFNEILGASDKICDDNWDKFIKRFNASVKYKNDKFIPAISVHSPYSTHPILTKKACEFAKNNSLLMSAHFLESNHEKIWLTKGSGGFKKWLLNFNKNLEPMYNIDSFLKYFKDIKTLFTHCVYVDDFSKFDKKMHSITHCAFSNRLLSKKTLNLKKLILSGIKLNIGTDGLSSNISLNFFDELRANLLIHDSFDLHKLAEILWISSTINAANALNLNSGLISVGRLADIAVYENLKCEDSELLLQLILQTKEAKKLFIGGDECSF from the coding sequence ATGAAGATAATAAAAGCAAAAAAAATACTAAATTTTGAAAATGCTTTTAAAATTTTGCAAGATAAAGCCATAGCTTTTGAAAAAACCATAATACAAATTGATGATTTTGAAAAACTTAAAAACAAATACAAAAACGCAACCATCATAGATTGCTCAAATGATATAATAGCACCAGGTTTTATAAATACTCACACTCATTTAGAGTTTAGCTCAAATAAAACTTCCCTTGTTTATGGAGATTTTTTAAAATGGGTCGAAAGTATCGTAAAATCTAGAGATAATTTAAGCAAAGAAGCAAATGACAAACTTATAGAAAAAACTATAAAATCTATGATGAAAAGTGGTGTTTGCACGATAGGTGAAATTTCAAGTTTTGGTATAGATTTGGAAATTTGTGCAAACTCACAAGCTAGAATTGTATTTTTTAATGAAATTTTAGGTGCGAGTGATAAAATTTGTGATGATAATTGGGATAAATTTATAAAAAGATTTAATGCTAGTGTAAAATACAAAAATGATAAATTTATACCAGCCATTTCGGTTCATTCGCCATATTCTACACATCCGATACTTACAAAAAAAGCGTGCGAATTTGCTAAAAACAACTCTCTTTTAATGTCTGCGCATTTCTTAGAAAGCAATCATGAAAAAATTTGGCTAACAAAAGGTAGTGGCGGATTTAAAAAATGGCTTTTAAATTTCAACAAAAATCTAGAGCCTATGTATAATATAGATAGTTTTTTAAAATATTTTAAAGATATAAAAACACTCTTCACACACTGTGTTTATGTGGATGATTTTTCTAAATTTGATAAAAAAATGCACTCTATAACGCATTGCGCCTTTTCAAATAGACTTCTTAGCAAAAAAACACTAAATTTAAAAAAATTAATTTTAAGTGGAATTAAACTAAATATCGGCACAGACGGACTTAGCTCAAATATAAGTTTAAATTTTTTTGATGAACTAAGAGCAAATTTGCTAATACACGATAGTTTTGATTTACATAAATTGGCTGAAATTTTATGGATAAGTTCGACAATAAACGCAGCAAATGCGCTAAATTTAAACAGCGGCTTAATTAGTGTTGGAAGATTAGCTGATATTGCTGTTTATGAAAATTTAAAGTGCGAAGATAGTGAACTTCTACTTCAACTTATCTTACAAACAAAAGAGGCAAAAAAACTTTTCATAGGAGGAGATGAATGCAGTTTTTAA
- the pglD gene encoding UDP-N-acetylbacillosamine N-acetyltransferase, whose translation MDKTKNIYIYGSSGHGKVVADIARSCGYENIIFLDDASDNKFNSNLEKFDIIIAIGDNKTRQKLQEKVQESGFDVVNLIHPSAIISPSVKLKTGIVIMPNVVINADAIIGNGVILNTGCVVEHDCIIGDFAHLSPNASLAGGVKVGKFTHIGIGSSVIQKINIGDNTTIGAGSVVVRDIAHNVVSVGIPAKIIKEKI comes from the coding sequence ATGGACAAAACTAAAAATATTTATATATATGGCTCAAGCGGACATGGCAAAGTTGTCGCAGACATAGCAAGATCTTGTGGATATGAAAATATCATTTTTTTAGATGATGCAAGTGATAATAAATTTAACTCAAACTTAGAAAAATTTGATATCATAATTGCTATAGGAGATAATAAAACTCGCCAAAAATTGCAAGAAAAAGTGCAAGAAAGCGGTTTTGATGTAGTAAATTTAATACATCCAAGTGCCATAATTTCACCCAGTGTTAAGTTAAAAACAGGAATTGTAATAATGCCAAATGTAGTAATAAATGCAGATGCTATCATTGGAAACGGCGTTATTTTAAATACAGGTTGTGTGGTTGAGCATGATTGCATTATAGGAGATTTTGCTCATCTTAGTCCAAATGCAAGTCTAGCAGGCGGAGTAAAAGTTGGCAAATTTACTCATATAGGAATAGGCTCTAGCGTCATACAAAAAATTAATATAGGCGATAATACAACAATAGGAGCTGGAAGCGTTGTTGTGCGAGATATAGCTCATAATGTAGTGTCTGTTGGAATTCCAGCTAAAATTATAAAAGAAAAAATATGA
- the pglC gene encoding undecaprenyl phosphate N,N'-diacetylbacillosamine 1-phosphate transferase produces the protein MYRLFFKRFFDIVGSVFLIILTSPIMLITYIIIKKNISKNAIFTQSRPGLNEKIFKIYKFKTMSDEKDSNGELLPDDMRLNSCGKKIRSLSLDELPQLFNVLKGDMSFIGPRPLLIEYLNIYNDEQKLRHNVRPGITGLAQVNGRNAISWAKKFEYDVYYAKNLSFFLDIKIALLTIKKVIIKDGISKEGMATTEKFNGQN, from the coding sequence ATGTATAGGCTATTTTTTAAAAGATTTTTTGATATCGTCGGCTCAGTTTTTCTTATAATTTTAACATCGCCAATAATGTTAATAACATATATAATTATCAAAAAAAATATAAGTAAAAATGCTATTTTTACACAATCTCGCCCAGGTTTAAATGAAAAAATTTTTAAAATTTATAAATTTAAAACAATGAGTGATGAAAAAGACTCAAACGGAGAGCTTTTGCCAGATGATATGCGTTTAAATAGTTGTGGCAAAAAAATTCGCTCTTTAAGCCTAGATGAATTACCGCAACTTTTTAATGTATTAAAAGGAGATATGAGTTTCATTGGCCCTAGACCGCTTTTGATAGAATATCTAAATATCTACAACGATGAACAAAAACTTAGACACAATGTCCGCCCAGGTATCACGGGACTTGCACAAGTTAATGGTAGAAACGCGATTTCTTGGGCTAAAAAATTTGAATATGATGTTTATTATGCTAAAAATTTAAGCTTTTTTTTAGATATAAAAATAGCACTTTTAACCATAAAAAAAGTTATAATTAAAGATGGTATAAGTAAAGAAGGTATGGCTACAACGGAAAAATTTAATGGACAAAACTAA